A single Cryptomeria japonica unplaced genomic scaffold, Sugi_1.0 HiC_scaffold_1848, whole genome shotgun sequence DNA region contains:
- the LOC131873498 gene encoding cysteine-rich repeat secretory protein 55-like — MGNCRVVDATAQPADKILRFIILLCIAMAPIRADPEAKLLSYQCNYGPSGNATVFKQILNAALETVVEEVAPSGFATTDKETPTDLADSVYVLAQCRKDKSPADCVDCINFAEKQARNCPYMSCKAYYDGCYLRYENYNFYDKYTDATHKPADSVYVLAQFDK; from the coding sequence ATGGGGAATTGCAGAGTGGTCGATGCAACTGCCCAGCCTGCGGATAAAATTTTaaggtttattattttattatgcatAGCAATGGCTCCCATTAGAGCAGATCCTGAGGCCAAGCTTTTATCCTACCAATGCAACTATGGCCCCAGCGGTAACGCAACCGTCTTCAAGCAAATTTTGAACGCCGCGCTGGAAACTGTGGTGGAAGAAGTTGCTCCATCTGGATTTGCTACAACAGACAAGGAGACACCAACAGATCTGGCAGATTCAGTATACGTTCTGGCGCAGTGCAGAAAGGATAAATCCCCTGCCGATTGCGTCGACTGCATAAACTTTGCAGAGAAGCAAGCACGCAACTGTCCCTATATGTCCTGCAAAGCATACTACGACGGCTGTTATCTGCGTTACGAGAATTACAATTTTTATGATAAATATACTGATGCCACACATAAACCGGCAGATTCAGTATACGTTCTGGCGCAGTTTGATAAGTGA